Proteins from a genomic interval of Treponema succinifaciens DSM 2489:
- a CDS encoding substrate-binding domain-containing protein, translating to MKKTMYAVISAISLAVLGGTLFAAPKKDKNFGKKSVVLISREEGSGTRGAFVELFGIEMKNAEGKKVDFTSEEADITNSTEVMLTSVAGNKYAIGYVSLGSLNKTVKALKIEGVSPSVSSIKNGTYKISRPFNIVTKQTGLSENASDFIRFILSSDGQAIVEANGYISATQNPAYIATGKKGKITVAGSSSVTPVMEKLAEAYEKLNPEIKIEVQMSDSTTGVNSALNGVCEIGMASRELKDSEKAKGALQIKIAIDGIAVIINKENPTESASIQSVKDLYIGTISKWGDVK from the coding sequence ATGAAAAAGACTATGTATGCTGTGATCAGCGCAATCTCACTGGCAGTTTTAGGCGGAACATTATTTGCCGCTCCTAAAAAAGACAAAAACTTCGGAAAGAAAAGTGTTGTACTTATAAGCCGCGAAGAAGGAAGCGGAACAAGAGGCGCATTTGTTGAGCTTTTCGGAATTGAAATGAAAAACGCAGAAGGCAAAAAAGTTGACTTCACTTCTGAGGAAGCTGACATTACAAACAGCACAGAAGTAATGCTTACTTCAGTTGCAGGAAACAAATATGCAATCGGCTATGTTTCCCTTGGCTCGCTGAACAAAACCGTAAAGGCTCTCAAAATTGAAGGCGTCTCTCCAAGCGTTTCAAGCATTAAAAATGGAACTTATAAAATTTCCCGCCCGTTCAACATCGTAACAAAACAAACCGGACTTTCAGAAAACGCTTCTGATTTTATCCGCTTCATTCTTTCAAGCGACGGACAGGCAATTGTTGAAGCCAACGGTTACATCAGCGCGACTCAAAATCCAGCGTACATTGCAACTGGAAAAAAAGGAAAAATAACCGTAGCCGGTTCTTCAAGCGTAACTCCTGTAATGGAAAAACTTGCTGAAGCCTACGAAAAACTGAACCCGGAAATCAAAATTGAAGTCCAGATGTCTGACAGCACAACAGGCGTAAACAGCGCGCTCAATGGTGTCTGCGAAATCGGAATGGCAAGCCGCGAATTAAAAGACAGCGAAAAAGCAAAAGGCGCGCTTCAGATAAAAATTGCAATCGACGGAATCGCGGTAATCATCAACAAGGAAAACCCAACAGAAAGCGCATCGATTCAGTCAGTCAAAGACTTGTACATTGGAACAATCTCAAAATGGGGCGATGTAAAATAA
- the pstC gene encoding phosphate ABC transporter permease subunit PstC has product MKNKYIEQTMRFVFLAAACVSIAATITICIFLFANGVPAMLKIGLKNFIFGLKWKPSIDLYGIFPMIVGSITVTLGALILGVPLGLFTAVFLARYCPKQLYNFFESGVKLLAGIPSVVYGFFGLTVIVPAIRNIFGGNGTSILAASIVLAIMILPTIISVSESSIRAVPSLYFEGSLALGACKERSIFLVELKAAKSGIMAGIILGVGRAVGETMAVIMVAGNQAILPRSLVKGIRTLTANIVLEMGYAADLHRDALIATSVILFIFILIINLCFSLLKEKKE; this is encoded by the coding sequence ATGAAAAACAAATATATAGAACAGACAATGCGATTCGTTTTTCTTGCGGCGGCTTGCGTTTCAATCGCGGCTACAATAACAATCTGCATTTTTCTGTTTGCAAACGGCGTTCCTGCCATGCTTAAAATCGGACTAAAGAATTTCATCTTTGGTTTAAAGTGGAAGCCTTCCATAGATTTATACGGAATTTTCCCGATGATTGTAGGCTCAATTACAGTAACGCTTGGCGCATTGATTCTGGGAGTTCCGCTCGGACTTTTTACAGCGGTTTTTCTTGCGCGCTACTGTCCAAAACAGCTCTACAATTTTTTTGAAAGCGGCGTAAAACTTCTAGCTGGAATTCCTTCTGTTGTCTATGGTTTTTTCGGACTTACAGTCATAGTTCCTGCAATCAGAAATATATTCGGCGGAAACGGAACTTCAATTCTTGCCGCTTCGATTGTCCTTGCGATAATGATTCTTCCAACAATAATAAGCGTAAGCGAATCTTCAATACGGGCAGTGCCTTCACTTTACTTTGAAGGCTCCCTTGCATTAGGAGCTTGCAAGGAACGCAGCATTTTTCTTGTTGAACTTAAGGCGGCAAAAAGCGGAATAATGGCGGGAATAATTCTTGGAGTGGGACGCGCTGTCGGAGAAACAATGGCAGTCATCATGGTCGCAGGAAACCAGGCGATTCTTCCACGCAGCCTTGTAAAAGGAATCAGAACGCTCACTGCAAACATCGTTCTTGAAATGGGATATGCCGCGGACTTGCATAGAGACGCTCTCATTGCAACTTCTGTAATTCTGTTTATTTTCATTTTGATTATCAACTTGTGCTTTTCTCTCTTAAAAGAAAAAAAGGAGTAG
- the pstA gene encoding phosphate ABC transporter permease PstA has product MKTSQTFQSKVLKSFVLGAGIFTIAISCGIVIYILARGIPNLNLSLFSIKYTSENSSLFPALINTLSATAITLAIAVPIGIGAAIYLSEYAYRGSKIVKAIRLATETLSGIPSIVYGLFGFLFFVTFLHWGFSLLAGCCTLAIMILPVIVRTTEEALLSVNDSYREGSFGLGAGKLRTVFCIVLPSAVPGIIAGIVLGTGRIVGETAALIYTAGTVARIAGGMQSGRTLAVHLYALWSEGLATGQSYATAVILLAIVLILNWLSSLLEKIITRKNKNE; this is encoded by the coding sequence ATGAAAACTTCGCAAACATTTCAGTCAAAAGTTTTAAAGTCGTTCGTACTTGGAGCCGGAATTTTTACAATTGCAATTTCATGCGGAATCGTAATCTACATTCTTGCAAGAGGAATTCCGAATCTAAATCTGTCGCTTTTCAGCATAAAGTACACAAGCGAAAACAGCTCGCTTTTTCCAGCATTGATAAACACGCTTTCTGCAACAGCAATAACGCTCGCAATAGCAGTGCCAATTGGAATCGGAGCCGCAATTTATTTAAGCGAATACGCATACCGCGGAAGCAAAATCGTAAAGGCAATCAGGCTTGCGACAGAAACATTGTCGGGCATTCCTTCAATCGTGTACGGACTTTTCGGATTTTTGTTTTTCGTAACTTTCCTGCACTGGGGATTTTCTCTGCTTGCCGGATGCTGCACACTCGCGATTATGATTCTTCCTGTAATCGTTCGAACAACAGAAGAAGCCTTGCTTTCCGTAAACGACAGCTACCGTGAAGGAAGCTTCGGACTTGGAGCAGGAAAACTCCGCACAGTATTCTGCATAGTTCTGCCTTCCGCAGTTCCGGGAATAATCGCGGGAATTGTCTTGGGTACAGGACGCATCGTTGGAGAAACAGCAGCTTTAATTTACACAGCAGGAACTGTCGCGCGGATTGCAGGCGGAATGCAAAGTGGAAGAACTCTCGCAGTCCACTTGTACGCGCTTTGGAGCGAAGGACTTGCAACTGGTCAGTCTTACGCAACGGCAGTAATTCTTCTTGCCATAGTTCTAATTCTGAACTGGCTAAGTTCTCTTCTTGAAAAAATAATCACAAGGAAAAACAAAAATGAATAA
- the pstB gene encoding phosphate ABC transporter ATP-binding protein PstB — MNKSKISVQDLNLFYGNFQALYDVNLEIPANMVTAFIGPSGCGKSTLLKTFNRMNDLVVGCRTEGKVLIDDENIFENIDVNLLRKKVGMVFQKPNPFPMSIYDNIAYGPRTHGIKRKSDLDNIVEKALQDAAIWDEVKDRLNKSAIGLSGGQQQRLCIARALAIEPEVLLMDEPTSALDPISTSKIEDTIAELKSKYTIVIVTHNMQQATRVSDLTAFFLLGKVIEYGQTEQIFSSPKNKKTEDYITGRFG; from the coding sequence ATGAATAAAAGCAAAATATCAGTCCAAGACTTAAATTTATTCTACGGAAATTTTCAGGCGCTTTACGATGTGAATCTTGAAATTCCTGCGAACATGGTTACAGCGTTCATCGGACCAAGCGGCTGCGGAAAATCAACTCTGCTCAAAACTTTCAACAGGATGAACGACCTTGTTGTAGGCTGCAGAACAGAAGGCAAAGTTTTAATAGACGATGAAAATATTTTTGAAAACATAGACGTGAACCTGCTCAGAAAAAAAGTCGGAATGGTATTCCAAAAGCCGAATCCGTTTCCAATGAGCATTTACGACAACATCGCCTACGGTCCGCGCACCCACGGAATCAAACGCAAAAGCGACTTGGACAATATCGTTGAAAAAGCCCTGCAGGATGCGGCAATCTGGGATGAAGTAAAAGACAGGCTGAACAAAAGCGCGATAGGACTTTCAGGCGGACAGCAGCAGCGTCTTTGCATTGCACGCGCGCTTGCAATAGAACCGGAAGTGCTTTTAATGGACGAGCCTACAAGCGCGCTAGATCCAATCAGCACAAGCAAAATTGAAGACACAATCGCTGAGTTAAAAAGCAAATACACAATTGTAATTGTAACTCACAATATGCAGCAGGCAACACGCGTAAGCGACTTAACGGCATTTTTCCTGCTCGGAAAAGTGATTGAGTACGGACAAACGGAACAAATATTCAGCTCACCGAAAAACAAAAAGACGGAAGATTATATCACGGGAAGATTCGGCTGA
- the phoU gene encoding phosphate signaling complex protein PhoU — translation MRNNFNLQLNELHEDLKKMGTLCEDCITFATQSLLLGDTELGERAIQAEKQTDIMEKEIQNLCMRILLQQQPVASDLRTISAAIKVITDMERIGDQGSDIAELIKKTQIPFEAFNSHIAAMADCIIRMVTGSVESFIKQDAKLAKQIADLDDQADDLFIQIKNDILDMMSGKTKHDRAFGEKALNTLMIAKYLERIGDHAVNITECALMAAGSQNAQQE, via the coding sequence ATGAGAAACAACTTTAACCTGCAGCTAAATGAACTGCACGAAGACTTAAAAAAGATGGGAACACTTTGCGAAGACTGCATAACATTTGCAACCCAGTCGCTTCTCCTTGGAGACACCGAGCTTGGAGAACGCGCAATCCAAGCGGAAAAGCAGACAGACATAATGGAAAAAGAAATTCAAAATCTTTGCATGAGAATTCTTTTGCAGCAGCAGCCGGTAGCAAGCGATCTTAGAACCATAAGCGCGGCAATCAAAGTAATCACAGACATGGAAAGAATCGGAGACCAGGGAAGCGACATTGCAGAGCTGATAAAGAAAACGCAGATTCCATTTGAAGCCTTTAACTCTCACATCGCGGCAATGGCGGACTGCATAATCCGAATGGTTACAGGCAGCGTGGAAAGCTTTATCAAGCAGGACGCAAAACTTGCCAAGCAGATTGCAGACCTTGATGATCAGGCGGACGATCTTTTTATCCAAATCAAAAACGACATTCTGGACATGATGTCTGGAAAAACAAAGCATGACAGAGCATTCGGAGAAAAAGCTCTAAACACACTTATGATCGCAAAGTACCTTGAGCGCATAGGAGACCACGCTGTAAATATAACTGAATGCGCGCTCATGGCGGCAGGCTCGCAAAACGCGCAACAGGAATAA
- a CDS encoding DUF6261 family protein, with translation MNKLRNSIRVTAADGLSDYFVRLYKDFEIEDKFLAEIFGEIERLSAKITTAIMQDRVKSSLAEKDRARNEEIRKLNALLKGYAVFPSAEKRECAKRLLAVFKKYGLKITSENYSSKSSLIESILEDFSREQEKSDAASLDGVAELIQSLRNAENDFYKANDEFVRGRALKNESAYSIKGRLVRTINEKLVPYLSAMSIADNSAYGNFAQNVERQIKKLNSAVPKTKKSPPQ, from the coding sequence ATGAATAAGCTTAGAAATTCAATACGTGTAACGGCTGCAGACGGACTTTCTGATTATTTTGTGCGGCTTTACAAGGATTTTGAGATTGAGGACAAGTTTCTTGCGGAAATATTCGGCGAGATTGAAAGGCTTTCTGCAAAAATCACGACGGCGATTATGCAGGACAGGGTTAAAAGTTCTCTGGCGGAAAAAGACAGGGCGCGCAATGAGGAAATCAGGAAGCTGAATGCGCTTTTAAAAGGCTATGCGGTGTTTCCTTCGGCGGAAAAAAGAGAGTGCGCCAAGCGTCTTCTTGCCGTGTTCAAAAAGTACGGTCTTAAAATTACTTCGGAAAACTATTCGTCAAAGTCTTCGCTTATAGAAAGCATACTGGAGGATTTTTCGAGGGAGCAGGAAAAAAGTGACGCTGCGTCTTTGGATGGCGTGGCGGAACTGATTCAGTCTTTGCGGAATGCCGAGAATGATTTTTACAAGGCGAACGATGAGTTTGTGCGCGGAAGGGCGTTAAAAAATGAAAGCGCGTATTCAATAAAGGGAAGGCTTGTGCGGACAATAAACGAAAAGCTTGTTCCGTATCTTTCTGCCATGTCGATTGCGGATAATTCCGCTTACGGAAACTTTGCGCAGAATGTGGAGCGCCAGATAAAAAAACTAAACAGCGCAGTCCCAAAAACAAAAAAATCCCCTCCGCAATGA